In Halobaculum rubrum, the following are encoded in one genomic region:
- a CDS encoding histidine kinase N-terminal 7TM domain-containing protein → MTVITYIVPLLILGGAASVGVLLFVLWRRSVTLGGPEVVGFLGVAVGATTWAWAYALQLRASTLPAILAYNDLLWLGTGVVGASWPIFAFAVAGDDHWLTRRRIPFISGVPLAFAVLAISNPAHELIYTDVALTTGEVVRSTVTPGVGFRAFLLWSFAVDIYVLWRLARSVRRSTGIVRSRRLAVFGAGLLPMIAGVVSVVVLTGGGPRIDFTPAMFAVTTVITGVAITRYRLLDSIAVAQDHIVTHLSDPVVVVDGDEAIRATNEAATRLFEEDDPIGRPIDETFHDQPALVESIRTRQSSGTTTVTATVESAQGDGEQREENGRQGSAADRATDGRRRNDREPTARPRTFEVSVGSLDRTDATVLVFRDVTERLAAERRAEVLNRVLRHDLRNDISVIDGYLTLLEEELSDSRSDAAREALDVLAKRTDGMLSVVEQAALAETLADGSPEFKRFDLTTVVRERCEQVRAEQPEVRLETSLPDDAIAVSAVAVFPSVVDNLIENAIEHADDDRPRLAVRLDADPATSTVELRIEDEGPGIPADDRAVLVGTEPSLENANGLGLWLINRITTISGGSVDATDRDGGGTIVTVTLPLAETESAPAAAEPTA, encoded by the coding sequence ATGACAGTCATCACCTACATCGTCCCGCTGTTGATACTCGGGGGTGCCGCGTCCGTCGGGGTGCTCCTGTTCGTGCTGTGGCGACGGTCGGTGACGCTCGGTGGCCCCGAGGTCGTCGGCTTTCTCGGAGTGGCGGTGGGAGCCACGACATGGGCCTGGGCGTACGCGCTCCAGCTGCGAGCGTCGACGCTTCCCGCGATCCTCGCGTACAACGACCTCCTCTGGCTGGGAACGGGTGTCGTCGGGGCGTCGTGGCCGATCTTCGCGTTCGCGGTCGCCGGCGACGATCACTGGCTCACGCGCCGGCGTATCCCGTTCATCTCGGGCGTCCCGCTGGCGTTCGCCGTACTCGCGATCTCGAACCCGGCCCACGAGCTGATCTACACCGACGTTGCCCTGACGACGGGCGAGGTCGTCCGGTCGACGGTGACGCCGGGGGTCGGGTTCAGGGCGTTCCTCCTGTGGTCGTTCGCGGTGGACATATACGTCCTCTGGCGGCTCGCTCGCAGCGTCCGGCGCTCGACCGGGATCGTACGGTCGCGTCGGCTCGCGGTGTTCGGGGCCGGGCTGCTGCCGATGATCGCCGGTGTCGTGAGCGTCGTCGTTCTCACCGGCGGGGGTCCGCGGATCGACTTCACGCCGGCGATGTTCGCGGTGACGACGGTCATTACCGGCGTCGCGATCACCCGGTATCGGCTTCTCGACTCGATCGCGGTCGCACAGGATCACATCGTCACCCATCTCTCGGACCCCGTCGTGGTCGTCGACGGGGACGAAGCGATCCGGGCGACCAACGAGGCGGCGACCCGACTGTTCGAGGAGGACGACCCGATCGGTCGACCGATCGACGAGACGTTTCACGATCAGCCGGCGCTGGTCGAATCGATCCGGACGCGGCAGTCCTCGGGGACAACCACCGTCACCGCGACGGTCGAATCGGCACAAGGCGACGGGGAGCAACGGGAAGAGAACGGTCGGCAGGGATCGGCCGCCGACCGAGCGACGGACGGCCGGCGCCGGAACGACCGGGAACCGACGGCTCGCCCGCGGACCTTCGAGGTGTCCGTCGGGTCGCTCGACCGGACGGACGCGACGGTCCTCGTGTTCAGAGACGTCACCGAGCGGCTGGCAGCCGAACGCCGCGCGGAAGTGCTCAACCGCGTACTGCGACACGATCTCCGGAACGATATCTCGGTGATCGACGGCTATCTGACGCTCCTCGAGGAGGAGCTGTCCGATTCGAGGTCGGACGCGGCGCGCGAGGCGCTGGACGTGCTGGCGAAGCGAACCGACGGGATGCTCTCGGTGGTCGAACAGGCCGCGCTCGCCGAGACGCTCGCCGACGGCAGCCCCGAGTTCAAGCGGTTCGATCTGACGACCGTGGTCCGCGAGCGCTGTGAGCAGGTCCGCGCCGAACAGCCCGAGGTGCGACTCGAGACGTCGCTTCCGGACGACGCGATCGCCGTCTCCGCGGTCGCGGTGTTCCCCTCGGTGGTCGACAACCTGATCGAGAACGCGATCGAGCACGCGGACGACGATCGGCCCCGGCTCGCCGTGCGGCTCGACGCCGACCCGGCGACCTCGACGGTCGAGCTCCGGATCGAAGACGAAGGCCCCGGGATCCCGGCGGACGATCGGGCGGTGCTCGTCGGCACCGAACCGTCGCTGGAGAACGCGAACGGACTCGGTCTGTGGCTGATCAATCGGATAACGACGATCTCGGGCGGCTCCGTCGACGCGACCGACCGAGACGGGGGCGGAACGATCGTCACCGTAACCCTCCCGCTTGCGGAAACGGAGTCGGCTCCAGCGGCGGCGGAGCCGACCGCCTGA
- the ilvD gene encoding dihydroxy-acid dehydratase has product MSKQEPPRSDRDSDGADDDATADADGFAGEKDESLRSREVTAGAERAPHRAMFRAMGYDDQDLSSPMVGIPNPAADITPCNVHLDDVADAAREGIEGAEGMPIEFGTVTISDAISMGTEGMKASLVSREVIADSVELVSFGERMDALVTVAGCDKNLPGMLMASIRTDLPSVFLYGGSIKPGEHQGRDVTVQNVFEGVGTYAEGDMSADELDEMERHACPGAGSCGGMFTANTMASISEALGMAPLGSASPMAESEERYDTARRAGELALECVEQDRRPSDIISKESFENAIAVQVAMGGSTNAVLHLLALAAEADVELDITEFDEISRRTPKIANLQPGGTRVMQDLDEIGGVPVVIRRLIEGGYMHGDAMTVTGRTMAEEIAHLESEGHLPADDDIEADFLYTVDEPYSEEGAIKVLTGNLAPDGAVLKVTGDDAFHHEGPARVFEAEEDAMAYVQSGEIESGDVIVIRNEGPRGGPGMREMLGVTAAVVGAGHEDDVALLTDGRFSGATRGPMVGHVAPEAVEGGPIGLVEDGDTVTVDIPNRDLSVDVSDEELAARADAYEAPEPQYAGGVFAKFARDFGSAANGAVTNPKAKRD; this is encoded by the coding sequence ATGAGCAAGCAGGAGCCGCCACGGTCGGACCGCGACAGCGACGGGGCCGACGACGACGCGACGGCGGACGCGGACGGGTTCGCCGGCGAAAAGGACGAGTCCCTTCGGAGCCGCGAGGTGACGGCCGGCGCAGAGCGCGCCCCGCACCGCGCGATGTTCCGCGCGATGGGGTACGACGACCAGGACCTCTCTTCCCCGATGGTCGGCATCCCGAACCCCGCCGCCGACATCACGCCGTGCAACGTCCACCTCGACGACGTGGCCGACGCCGCCCGCGAGGGGATCGAGGGCGCCGAGGGGATGCCTATCGAGTTCGGGACGGTCACCATCTCCGACGCCATCTCGATGGGGACCGAGGGGATGAAAGCCAGCCTCGTCTCCCGGGAGGTCATCGCCGACTCCGTCGAGTTGGTCTCCTTCGGCGAGCGGATGGACGCGCTCGTCACCGTCGCGGGCTGTGACAAGAACCTTCCCGGCATGCTGATGGCGTCGATCCGGACGGATCTCCCCTCTGTGTTCCTGTACGGCGGGTCGATCAAGCCGGGCGAGCACCAGGGCCGCGACGTGACCGTCCAGAACGTCTTCGAGGGCGTCGGCACGTACGCCGAGGGCGACATGAGCGCCGACGAACTGGACGAGATGGAGCGTCACGCCTGCCCCGGCGCGGGCTCGTGTGGCGGGATGTTCACCGCGAACACGATGGCGAGCATCTCGGAGGCGCTGGGGATGGCGCCGCTGGGCTCGGCGTCGCCGATGGCCGAGTCCGAGGAGCGGTACGACACCGCCCGACGCGCGGGCGAACTCGCCCTGGAGTGTGTCGAGCAGGACCGCCGTCCCTCGGACATCATCTCGAAGGAGTCGTTCGAGAACGCCATCGCGGTGCAGGTGGCGATGGGCGGGTCGACGAACGCCGTGCTCCACCTGCTCGCGCTCGCGGCCGAGGCCGACGTCGAGTTGGACATCACGGAGTTCGACGAGATCTCCCGGCGCACCCCGAAGATCGCGAACCTCCAGCCCGGCGGCACTCGCGTCATGCAGGACCTCGACGAGATCGGCGGCGTTCCGGTCGTGATCCGCCGTCTGATCGAGGGGGGCTACATGCACGGGGACGCGATGACCGTGACGGGTCGGACGATGGCCGAGGAGATCGCGCACCTCGAATCCGAGGGACACCTCCCCGCGGACGACGACATCGAGGCCGACTTCCTCTACACCGTCGACGAGCCGTACAGCGAGGAGGGCGCGATCAAGGTCCTGACGGGGAACCTCGCGCCCGACGGCGCGGTCCTGAAGGTCACCGGCGACGACGCGTTCCACCACGAGGGCCCCGCCCGCGTGTTCGAGGCCGAGGAGGACGCCATGGCGTACGTCCAGTCCGGCGAGATCGAGTCCGGCGACGTGATCGTCATCCGCAACGAGGGGCCCCGCGGCGGCCCCGGGATGCGCGAGATGCTCGGCGTCACCGCCGCCGTCGTCGGCGCGGGCCACGAGGACGACGTGGCGCTCCTGACGGACGGCCGCTTCTCGGGCGCGACGCGCGGGCCGATGGTCGGCCACGTCGCCCCCGAGGCCGTCGAGGGCGGCCCGATCGGCCTCGTCGAGGACGGCGACACGGTGACGGTGGACATCCCGAATCGGGACCTCTCGGTCGACGTGAGCGACGAGGAACTGGCCGCCCGCGCCGACGCATACGAGGCGCCGGAGCCGCAGTACGCCGGCGGCGTGTTCGCGAAGTTCGCCCGCGACTTCGGCAGCGCCGCCAACGGCGCCGTCACGAATCCGAAGGCGAAGCGGGACTGA
- a CDS encoding class I SAM-dependent methyltransferase — protein sequence MRDGGDRTSDDGSGSDRVSNRDLSARFEANREHWERMVEPVSVADGTAEIEAFLDGESALLPVQRREVGDVTGDSLLDLQCSIGTRTLSWARAGATVTGVDISGESVRVARELAAAAGLTDDATFVRANVYDLPGAIPEAPDGGYDTVVSNFGVLCWLPDLDRWAEVVAESLTPGGTFHLAEHHPIATALSDDLGDGAAAGDISVEHPYFSTDEPVADGDTHKWTHGLGEILTALVGAGIDLQHVHEHSFSPIRRSEAMVEDDEGSWRFEGHDLPLLVTVTGTRREPAVGE from the coding sequence ATGAGGGACGGCGGCGACCGAACGAGCGACGACGGGTCAGGCAGCGACCGCGTCTCGAATCGGGACCTGTCGGCACGGTTCGAGGCGAACCGAGAGCACTGGGAGCGGATGGTCGAGCCGGTGTCGGTCGCCGACGGCACGGCCGAGATCGAGGCGTTCCTCGACGGCGAGTCGGCGCTGCTTCCGGTCCAGCGCCGGGAGGTGGGCGACGTGACCGGCGACAGCCTGCTGGATCTGCAGTGCTCGATCGGCACCCGGACGCTTTCGTGGGCACGGGCGGGAGCGACGGTGACCGGCGTAGACATCTCCGGCGAGAGCGTCCGGGTGGCCCGCGAACTCGCGGCGGCGGCCGGCCTCACGGACGACGCGACGTTCGTCCGCGCGAACGTGTACGACCTCCCCGGGGCAATTCCCGAGGCGCCCGACGGCGGGTACGACACCGTCGTCAGCAACTTCGGCGTGCTCTGTTGGCTCCCCGACCTCGACCGGTGGGCCGAGGTCGTCGCCGAGTCGCTGACGCCGGGCGGGACGTTCCATCTCGCGGAACATCACCCGATCGCGACCGCCCTCTCGGACGATCTGGGAGACGGCGCCGCTGCCGGCGATATCTCCGTGGAACACCCGTACTTCTCGACGGACGAACCGGTGGCCGACGGCGACACCCACAAGTGGACCCACGGACTGGGGGAGATCCTGACAGCGCTCGTCGGCGCCGGGATCGACCTCCAGCACGTGCATGAACACTCGTTCTCGCCGATCCGACGGTCCGAGGCGATGGTCGAGGACGACGAGGGCAGCTGGCGCTTCGAGGGTCACGACCTCCCGCTGCTCGTGACGGTGACGGGGACCCGCCGGGAGCCGGCCGTCGGCGAGTGA
- a CDS encoding lycopene cyclase domain-containing protein: MAIARHGRGPAAVARAYASQVHPVFMLPPVATALFGAALAGAFDPRLALVHAGTAFFAVYTAHVKDGYVDFHRRGEDDDHPMTERGCRLGLAGSTLGFLACLAGVAVLAEPTAAPLAVAVAAPTWAIGYLHAPQFDTNPVTTTLGYPVGVGLCLLGGYAAQTGTLTGPPLAVAGVLVVTLAGVKVIDDAQDYGYDRSIGKQTVAVALGPSRAQGLAIAALAVGLFAVVPLTITGVLPPSAPVASLAFGAVAAVAVRRDPETATMLLVRGAYLFLAGLLVAVFFRPLAGAPLPDITVLGSYTYLATEAVFGAAALALLVRRGRDALWRAGRTVAALYPVAYVWDWYTLEVGVFSIPMRTGVELVGIPIEEHVFMIVVPALVLGIHETLHPREDGDEAAELGTGTERL; encoded by the coding sequence ATGGCCATCGCCCGCCACGGGCGCGGTCCGGCGGCCGTCGCGCGAGCGTACGCCTCGCAGGTCCACCCCGTGTTCATGCTCCCGCCGGTGGCGACGGCGCTGTTCGGCGCGGCGCTGGCGGGCGCGTTCGACCCGCGGTTAGCGCTCGTCCACGCCGGCACAGCCTTCTTCGCTGTTTACACCGCCCACGTGAAGGACGGCTACGTGGACTTCCATCGCCGCGGCGAGGACGACGATCACCCGATGACGGAACGCGGCTGCCGCCTCGGCCTCGCGGGGTCGACCCTCGGCTTCCTCGCGTGTCTCGCCGGCGTGGCCGTCCTCGCGGAGCCGACGGCCGCGCCCCTCGCGGTCGCGGTCGCCGCGCCGACGTGGGCGATCGGCTACCTCCACGCCCCCCAGTTCGACACCAACCCCGTCACGACGACGCTGGGCTATCCCGTCGGCGTCGGGCTGTGCCTGCTGGGCGGCTACGCGGCCCAGACCGGGACGCTCACGGGTCCACCGCTCGCGGTGGCGGGGGTGCTCGTCGTCACGCTCGCGGGCGTGAAGGTGATCGACGACGCCCAGGACTACGGCTACGACCGCTCGATCGGCAAGCAGACCGTCGCCGTGGCACTGGGGCCGTCGCGCGCCCAGGGCCTCGCGATCGCGGCGCTCGCGGTCGGCCTGTTCGCGGTCGTCCCGCTGACGATCACGGGGGTACTGCCGCCGAGCGCGCCCGTCGCGAGCCTCGCGTTCGGCGCCGTCGCCGCCGTCGCCGTCCGCCGTGATCCGGAGACGGCGACGATGTTGCTCGTTCGCGGCGCGTATCTCTTCCTCGCGGGCCTGCTGGTCGCCGTCTTCTTCCGCCCGCTGGCGGGCGCCCCGCTCCCGGACATCACCGTGCTCGGTTCGTACACCTACCTCGCGACGGAGGCCGTCTTCGGCGCCGCCGCGCTCGCGCTGCTGGTCCGTCGGGGGCGGGACGCGCTGTGGCGCGCCGGCCGGACGGTCGCGGCGCTGTACCCCGTCGCGTACGTCTGGGACTGGTACACGCTGGAGGTGGGCGTGTTCTCGATCCCGATGCGGACCGGGGTCGAACTCGTCGGGATCCCGATCGAGGAGCACGTATTCATGATCGTCGTGCCGGCGCTGGTGCTCGGCATCCACGAGACGTTGCACCCCCGGGAGGACGGCGACGAGGCGGCGGAGTTGGGGACTGGGACCGAACGGCTGTAG
- a CDS encoding class I SAM-dependent methyltransferase: MPNLNRYSEELAASYRAAHEQGDLGDEAFYLDLAMNANGRVLEAACGTGRLYLRMLRNGVDADGFDASRPMLELLRSKATDSGVTPTVWQADLRTVGASAEYDLLIVPYNSFCNLTGVDDQLSALDALYAALNPGGRLVFDIYVPRYDVIAESFDEWHSHRTFEHNGRELSSRTRTTIDSQIDQTYRSEHEIRESDGNEVAREEFVMAHLPRQQVELLIRQSLFERWSVHGGFSERPLEDGDSVQCWSLWKQA; the protein is encoded by the coding sequence ATGCCGAACCTCAACCGATATTCCGAAGAGTTGGCGGCTTCGTACCGTGCCGCTCACGAACAGGGCGATCTCGGGGACGAGGCCTTTTACCTCGATCTCGCGATGAACGCGAACGGCCGAGTGTTGGAGGCCGCATGTGGAACCGGCCGGCTCTATCTCCGCATGCTACGCAATGGAGTCGATGCGGACGGCTTCGATGCGTCCCGTCCGATGCTCGAACTCCTCCGGTCAAAAGCGACCGATAGCGGTGTAACTCCGACAGTCTGGCAGGCAGACCTTCGAACGGTTGGTGCGTCGGCCGAATACGACCTCCTCATTGTTCCGTACAATTCGTTTTGCAATCTGACGGGAGTTGACGACCAACTTTCAGCACTCGATGCGTTGTACGCGGCGTTGAATCCCGGTGGGCGGCTTGTCTTCGACATCTACGTTCCTCGTTACGATGTCATCGCTGAGTCGTTCGATGAGTGGCACTCGCACCGAACGTTCGAGCATAACGGTAGAGAACTAAGTAGTCGAACTCGGACTACTATCGACAGCCAGATAGACCAAACGTATCGATCTGAACACGAAATCCGGGAGTCGGACGGCAACGAAGTAGCCCGGGAGGAATTCGTCATGGCGCACCTCCCACGACAGCAAGTGGAGCTGTTGATTCGTCAGTCGCTGTTCGAACGGTGGTCCGTACATGGTGGGTTCAGCGAAAGGCCACTCGAAGACGGGGATAGCGTCCAATGCTGGAGTCTTTGGAAACAAGCCTAA
- a CDS encoding succinylglutamate desuccinylase/aspartoacylase family protein yields the protein MSDILDVGSASAAPGERADGWLHATDLPTGGSERLPVTVINGADDGPVLWVTGGVHGDEATGVAVAQDAAATFADAVGAEGIAGAVVVVPVVNPAGVRRTERTSYYGGDDPNRYFPDTEREGSRPPETQERIDTRLFEALTDSADLLVDCHTAQIGSMPFTIRDRVLYGEKRTEAEAEGLAEDLDRLATALGLPVLTEYPAEEYVGQSLQRSTAGAALNTAGIPAVTAELGGHSVVEEDARAAGVAGIAAAAVEFGLLDSPPAGITEAGVGAPDPPVEYPVRRFVGPRVEEAGLLRHRVAVGETVEAGDAVADVVTPHGETVTTVESEHDGYLIGRAEGLAVYEGTPVASMAVRDDGELVVPRGQEGADQ from the coding sequence ATGAGCGACATCCTCGATGTCGGCTCCGCGAGCGCCGCTCCCGGCGAGCGCGCGGACGGCTGGCTCCACGCGACCGACCTCCCGACCGGCGGAAGCGAACGACTCCCCGTCACCGTGATCAACGGCGCCGACGACGGCCCCGTGCTCTGGGTGACGGGCGGCGTCCACGGCGACGAGGCCACCGGCGTCGCAGTCGCGCAGGACGCGGCCGCGACGTTCGCCGATGCGGTCGGAGCGGAGGGCATCGCGGGTGCGGTCGTCGTCGTCCCCGTCGTCAACCCGGCCGGCGTGCGGCGCACCGAGCGCACCTCCTACTACGGCGGCGACGATCCGAACCGCTACTTCCCGGACACCGAGCGCGAGGGGTCGCGCCCGCCCGAGACGCAAGAGCGCATCGACACCCGGCTGTTCGAGGCGTTGACCGACTCCGCGGACCTACTCGTCGACTGCCACACCGCGCAGATCGGGTCGATGCCGTTCACCATCCGCGACCGGGTGCTGTACGGCGAAAAGCGGACCGAGGCGGAAGCGGAAGGGCTGGCGGAGGATCTCGACCGCCTCGCGACGGCCCTCGGGCTTCCGGTCCTTACCGAGTACCCCGCCGAGGAGTACGTCGGACAGTCCCTCCAACGCTCGACCGCCGGCGCCGCGCTCAACACCGCCGGGATCCCCGCGGTCACCGCCGAGTTGGGCGGCCACAGCGTCGTGGAGGAGGACGCCCGCGCGGCTGGCGTCGCCGGTATCGCCGCCGCCGCGGTCGAGTTCGGACTGCTCGACTCGCCGCCGGCGGGGATCACGGAGGCGGGAGTCGGCGCCCCGGACCCGCCCGTCGAGTACCCCGTGCGGCGGTTCGTCGGCCCGCGTGTCGAGGAGGCGGGCCTGCTGCGTCACCGCGTCGCAGTCGGCGAAACCGTGGAGGCGGGGGACGCCGTCGCCGACGTGGTGACCCCGCACGGCGAAACGGTGACCACTGTCGAAAGCGAGCACGACGGCTACCTGATCGGTCGGGCCGAGGGCTTGGCCGTCTACGAGGGGACCCCGGTGGCGAGCATGGCCGTCCGCGACGACGGGGAGCTGGTTGTGCCGAGAGGTCAAGAGGGCGCGGACCAGTGA
- a CDS encoding RNA-guided pseudouridylation complex pseudouridine synthase subunit Cbf5 translates to MRPAPEERSVDDLAGFGVVNLDKPAGPSAHQVAGWVRDILGVDRAAHSGTLDPKVTGCLPTLTGDATRMAQVFLEGAKEYVAVLELHGRPPTDLDRVVGEFEGEVYQKPPRKSAVKRKLRTREVYDLDVLDRTDRQVLLRIRCESGTYIRKLCHDIGLALGTGGHMGHLRRTATDPFDDRDLHTLHDLVDGLAFAEGDDTIDGEPDESLLREALRPAEEALTGLPSLTVAESAAHEIANGAPVYAPGVIATGEVAAGEPEEGDLLACYTPNCSAVCLGTLVGDPDAESGEVVELERVLV, encoded by the coding sequence ATGCGCCCGGCCCCCGAGGAGCGATCAGTCGACGACCTCGCCGGCTTCGGCGTCGTCAACCTCGACAAGCCCGCGGGGCCGTCGGCCCACCAGGTCGCCGGATGGGTCCGCGATATCCTGGGCGTCGACCGCGCGGCCCACTCGGGGACGCTCGACCCGAAGGTGACCGGCTGTCTGCCGACCCTGACCGGCGACGCGACCCGGATGGCGCAGGTGTTTCTCGAGGGCGCCAAGGAGTACGTCGCCGTGCTGGAACTCCACGGCAGGCCCCCGACCGATCTCGACCGCGTCGTCGGCGAGTTCGAGGGCGAGGTGTACCAGAAACCGCCGCGTAAGTCCGCCGTCAAGCGGAAACTCCGCACTCGCGAGGTGTACGACCTCGACGTGCTCGACCGCACGGACCGGCAGGTCCTGCTCAGGATTCGCTGTGAGTCGGGGACGTACATCCGAAAGCTGTGTCACGACATCGGGCTCGCGCTCGGCACCGGCGGCCACATGGGCCACCTCCGACGCACCGCGACCGACCCGTTCGACGACCGCGACCTCCACACCCTGCACGACCTCGTCGACGGCCTCGCCTTCGCAGAGGGAGACGACACCATCGACGGGGAGCCGGACGAGTCGCTGTTGCGCGAGGCTCTTCGTCCGGCCGAGGAGGCGCTGACCGGGCTTCCGTCGCTCACGGTCGCCGAGTCGGCGGCCCACGAGATCGCCAACGGCGCGCCGGTGTACGCACCCGGCGTGATCGCGACCGGCGAGGTCGCCGCGGGCGAACCCGAAGAGGGCGACTTGCTCGCGTGCTACACGCCGAACTGCTCGGCGGTGTGTCTCGGGACGCTCGTCGGCGACCCGGACGCGGAGTCCGGGGAGGTCGTCGAGTTGGAACGCGTGCTGGTCTGA
- the cmk gene encoding (d)CMP kinase — MLLTVSGPPGSGKSTTAAALAEAFDLEHVSGGDIFRDLAAERDMTPVEFNELAEEDDQIDRDLDRRLRDVAVERDDVLLESRLAGWLAGDHADLRIWLDAPLDVRCERIVDREEKPLDRVIEETRRRESSEAKRYREYYNIHIDDLSIYDLVYNTARWSPEGMLGMLTTAIDSYDPDTDEGKIPVEGVDYDF, encoded by the coding sequence ATGTTGCTAACGGTCTCCGGCCCGCCGGGCAGCGGGAAGAGCACCACCGCCGCCGCGCTCGCGGAGGCGTTCGACCTCGAACACGTCTCCGGCGGCGACATCTTCCGCGACCTCGCCGCAGAGCGTGACATGACGCCCGTCGAGTTCAACGAGCTCGCCGAGGAGGACGACCAGATCGACCGCGACCTCGACCGTCGCCTGCGCGATGTCGCCGTCGAACGGGACGACGTGCTGCTGGAATCGCGCCTCGCGGGGTGGCTCGCGGGCGATCATGCGGATCTCCGGATCTGGCTCGACGCGCCGCTCGACGTCCGCTGTGAGCGGATCGTCGACCGGGAGGAGAAACCGCTGGATCGGGTGATCGAGGAGACGCGTCGCCGCGAGAGCAGCGAGGCGAAGCGCTACCGCGAGTACTACAACATCCACATCGACGACCTGAGCATCTACGACCTGGTGTACAACACCGCCCGCTGGTCGCCGGAAGGGATGCTCGGAATGCTCACGACCGCCATCGATTCGTACGACCCCGACACCGACGAGGGGAAGATCCCCGTCGAGGGCGTCGACTACGACTTCTGA
- a CDS encoding helix-turn-helix transcriptional regulator, translating into MTTADATEVASVLAKRRDVLAALCDGPVQKRRLVDELGVPRTTLDRGVRELVDAGLAERADGGVRATAVGARALSERDRYRTRLDGLKRGGPLFEALPDDTELDARFLAEASVSRPDPALPDGVVERLFESVRAADAVYGVAPAALSGHLDTFDAEATAGGAVPEMVVTPAVLEHLIEQRREQFAAELRAGTVEFFCAPVEIAFGVWVAAHDDRDDEAGVVVYTDTGVGGVAVNDDPGAVDWARERFDRARSDAEPVTPGRVLDG; encoded by the coding sequence ATGACGACCGCTGACGCGACGGAGGTCGCGAGCGTGCTCGCGAAGCGCCGCGACGTCCTCGCGGCGCTGTGCGACGGCCCCGTCCAGAAACGGCGGCTCGTCGACGAGCTCGGCGTGCCGCGGACGACGCTCGATCGCGGCGTGCGCGAACTGGTCGACGCGGGGCTCGCGGAACGCGCCGACGGCGGGGTGCGCGCGACCGCCGTCGGCGCGCGGGCGCTGTCCGAGCGCGACCGCTATCGCACGCGCCTCGACGGCCTCAAGCGGGGCGGGCCGCTGTTCGAGGCGCTCCCCGACGACACCGAACTCGATGCGCGGTTTCTCGCCGAAGCGTCCGTGAGTCGGCCGGATCCCGCCCTCCCCGACGGCGTCGTCGAGCGGCTGTTCGAGTCGGTCCGCGCTGCCGACGCGGTGTACGGCGTCGCGCCGGCCGCGCTGTCGGGCCACCTCGACACGTTCGACGCGGAGGCGACCGCCGGCGGCGCGGTGCCGGAGATGGTCGTCACCCCCGCGGTGTTGGAGCATCTGATCGAACAGCGGCGGGAGCAGTTCGCCGCCGAGCTCCGCGCAGGGACGGTCGAGTTCTTCTGTGCGCCCGTGGAGATCGCGTTCGGCGTGTGGGTCGCCGCCCACGACGACCGCGACGACGAGGCCGGGGTCGTCGTCTACACCGACACCGGCGTCGGCGGCGTGGCGGTCAACGACGACCCGGGAGCCGTGGACTGGGCTCGCGAGCGCTTCGATCGGGCCCGTTCGGACGCCGAACCGGTGACGCCCGGGAGGGTGCTCGACGGCTGA
- a CDS encoding MogA/MoaB family molybdenum cofactor biosynthesis protein — protein MSDSHDHERAHDHGHNHGDGQHDEHGGHGDGQHDEHGGHGDGHESGGAHAHDDHEHHAHDVDQLGYAVLTVSSSREYEDDVAGDAIESAVESAGDEVVVREIVGDDFDSVQGTVDRFVDRGDVDCVVTTGGTGVTPDDVTVEAVAPLLDKELPGFGELFRSMSHDEIGTMVVGTRATAGVAGGVPVFCLPGSENAARLGSEEIIVEEAGHLAGLARRE, from the coding sequence ATGAGTGACAGCCACGATCACGAGCGGGCTCACGATCACGGCCATAACCACGGCGACGGCCAGCACGACGAACACGGCGGCCACGGCGACGGCCAGCACGACGAACACGGCGGCCACGGCGACGGCCACGAGAGCGGAGGGGCCCACGCGCACGACGACCACGAGCACCACGCCCACGACGTCGACCAGCTCGGGTACGCGGTCCTCACGGTGTCCTCGTCGCGGGAGTACGAGGACGACGTCGCCGGCGACGCCATCGAATCGGCCGTCGAGTCGGCGGGCGACGAGGTGGTCGTCCGCGAGATCGTCGGCGACGACTTCGACAGCGTGCAGGGGACCGTCGACCGCTTCGTCGACCGCGGCGACGTGGACTGCGTCGTGACGACCGGCGGCACGGGCGTCACCCCGGACGACGTGACCGTCGAGGCGGTCGCGCCGTTGCTCGACAAGGAGCTCCCGGGGTTCGGGGAGCTGTTCCGGTCGATGAGCCACGACGAGATCGGAACGATGGTCGTCGGGACGCGCGCGACCGCCGGGGTCGCCGGCGGCGTCCCGGTGTTCTGTCTCCCCGGGAGCGAGAACGCCGCGCGGCTCGGGAGCGAGGAGATCATCGTGGAGGAGGCGGGCCATCTCGCGGGGCTCGCGAGACGCGAGTGA